The Glandiceps talaboti chromosome 1, keGlaTala1.1, whole genome shotgun sequence genome has a segment encoding these proteins:
- the LOC144433546 gene encoding centromere protein P-like, whose amino-acid sequence MEGSSEADLISHVNKSIQDFPVAESGSELDSVTKFIDSITKQMSPQRVDLGHIPNLPLEDSDQTATLSNQDLATLKEQYRQEIDKLTREISMLEDEVQRQEDETLEFKDTELQEIMKRLHDVADLNEVSKESSKVSTCKIVIKLKMTSMFTEIHLTDVTRKVIQRSKRKTKQRQTLWGQSYGLTFQLDFDVQETQVNIKRIDSESSDDITHSKACITRLQVTVDNQIENEMREFIQKVQEEKNLQSFFRGFESCAQCFQYRQKTFEYFKQLYPKVVRLVGGPVSNTLQFIHPTRPGPIFKVQWQTTLTSNNRLVPTIDLFIKVPKELGRLDRKGTLKSAPAKFRHMVKHLGIERAIDTMVQMTCTY is encoded by the exons ATGGAGGGCTCTTCTGAAGCTGATCTCATCTCTCATGTAAATAAATCGATCCAGGA TTTTCCTGTGGCAGAATCTGGCAGTGAGTTGGACTCTGTGACCAAATTTATTGATAGCATCACCAAACAAATGTCCCCACAACGTGTAGACTTAGGGCACATACCAAATTTGCCATTGGAAGACAGTGACCAAACAGCAACATTGTCAAATCAAGACTTGGCTACCTTGAAGGAGCAATACAGACAAGAAATTGACAAATTAACCAGGGAGATATCCATGTTAGAAGATGAGGTACAGAGACAAGAAGATGAAACACTGGAATTCAAGGATACAGAATTACAGGAAATCAT GAAACGTTTGCATGATGTTGCTGATTTGAATGAAGTAAGCAAAGAAAGTTCTAAAGTGAGTACTTGTAAGATTGTAATCAAA TTGAAAATGACATCCATGTTTACAGAGATACACCTGACAGATGTGACCAGAAAAGTCATACAACGTTCAAAGAGAAAAACTAAACAAAGACAAACATTATGGGGTCAAAGTTATGGCTtgacatttcaacttgactttGATGTACAGGAGACTCAGGTAAATATT aaaagaatagATTCTGAATCTTCTGATGACATCACTCACAGTAAAGCTTGCATCACAAGATTACAAGTCACTGTTGAtaatcaaattgaaaatgaaatgagagAATTTATCCAGAAAGTCCAAGAAGAGAAAAATCTGCAATCGTTTTTCCGTGGTTTTGAAAGTTGTGCACAGTGTTTTCAGTACAGGCAGAAGACCTTTGAGTATTTTAAG CAACTTTACCCTAAAGTGGTGAGGTTGGTTGGTGGTCCGGTGAGCAACACACTACAGTTCATTCATCCAACACGTCCAGG ACCTATATTCAAAGTACAATGGCAGACAACCCTGACATCCAACAACAGGCTGGTACCCACCATAGATCTCTTCATCAAAGTACCCAAGGAAT taGGTAGACTTGATAGGAAGGGTACGCTGAAATCTGCACCGGCTAAGTTTAGACATATGGTGAAACATCTTGGTATAGAGAGAGCTATTGATACAATGGTTCAaatgacatgtacatactgA